The Sphaerospermopsis torques-reginae ITEP-024 genome has a window encoding:
- a CDS encoding DUF1997 domain-containing protein has product MATKFTASQSVEIAVPKQPIPIQHYLRQPQRLVKTLADNSRIQQLSEEVFRLKMRPLAFMSLSIQPTVDMRVWADAHGTIYLRSVGCEIRGFEYINQRFALNLKGYLSPYHNGNDTRLQGKADLEVLVDIPHPFSLTPKSILETTGNSLLKSVLLTIKQRLLHHLLADYRHWVISQTQTKEIASDNTEMGLLNFE; this is encoded by the coding sequence ATGGCTACGAAGTTTACTGCCTCTCAATCGGTTGAAATTGCTGTTCCCAAACAGCCCATTCCCATTCAGCATTACTTACGTCAGCCTCAACGCCTGGTGAAAACTTTAGCTGATAACAGTAGGATTCAACAGTTATCAGAGGAAGTATTTCGTTTAAAAATGCGTCCTTTGGCTTTTATGTCCTTGAGTATTCAACCAACTGTAGATATGAGAGTTTGGGCAGATGCCCACGGAACAATTTATTTACGTTCTGTAGGTTGTGAAATCAGGGGTTTTGAATATATCAACCAACGTTTTGCTCTCAATTTAAAAGGGTATTTATCACCTTACCACAATGGTAATGACACAAGGCTACAAGGAAAAGCCGATCTAGAAGTGTTGGTAGATATTCCTCATCCATTTTCCCTCACTCCCAAGTCGATTTTGGAAACCACAGGGAATAGTTTACTTAAAAGCGTGTTGTTGACCATTAAACAAAGATTATTGCATCACCTCCTCGCTGATTATCGCCATTGGGTAATATCACAAACACAAACAAAAGAAATTGCTAGTGATAATACAGAAATGGGATTGTTAAATTTTGAATGA
- the pheA gene encoding prephenate dehydratase, whose product MNKCEPLAIAYLGPPGTYSEQAASFYLNWLKSNQEIEATLSPYPTIAKSLQAIATEQADIAVVPVENSIEGSVSMTMDSLWQLESLRIKLALVLPINHALISCADSLDNIETVYSHPQALAQCQGWLAKFLPNANLIARNSTTEALEGLPQAPETAAISSQRAAQLYNLPILASAINDYPENCTRFWLVAKESTENNGFNPTHTSLAFSVPANVPGALVKALEVFAHLGINLSRIESRPTKRSLGEYLFFLDIEAAVTSPLMVSALAELNSCTEVLKIFGSYSVLTVNSESKKF is encoded by the coding sequence ATGAATAAATGTGAACCTCTGGCGATCGCATATTTAGGACCTCCTGGAACTTACTCAGAACAAGCTGCTTCTTTTTATCTCAACTGGCTAAAAAGCAATCAAGAGATAGAAGCTACCTTATCACCTTATCCTACCATTGCCAAATCATTACAAGCGATAGCTACAGAACAAGCTGATATAGCTGTTGTACCTGTAGAAAATTCCATAGAAGGCAGTGTCAGCATGACAATGGATAGCCTGTGGCAGTTAGAGAGCTTGCGAATAAAACTGGCTTTGGTTTTGCCCATTAATCATGCTTTAATTTCCTGTGCTGATAGTTTAGACAACATTGAGACTGTTTATTCTCATCCCCAGGCATTAGCACAATGTCAAGGATGGTTGGCCAAATTTCTGCCTAATGCCAATTTAATTGCTAGAAATTCTACCACCGAGGCACTGGAGGGACTGCCACAAGCACCGGAAACAGCAGCAATTTCTTCTCAGAGAGCCGCCCAACTTTATAATTTACCTATTCTCGCTAGTGCAATTAACGACTATCCCGAAAACTGTACACGCTTTTGGCTAGTGGCTAAAGAAAGTACGGAAAATAATGGTTTTAACCCTACTCACACATCCTTAGCTTTTAGTGTACCTGCAAATGTTCCTGGTGCATTAGTCAAAGCTTTAGAAGTATTTGCTCATCTAGGTATTAATCTGAGTAGAATTGAGTCTCGTCCTACTAAACGTTCTTTGGGAGAATATCTATTTTTCCTGGATATAGAAGCCGCAGTCACTTCACCTCTGATGGTATCAGCTTTAGCCGAGTTAAATAGTTGTACAGAAGTTTTAAAAATTTTCGGCAGTTATAGTGTTCTCACAGTTAACAGTGAATCAAAAAAATTTTAG
- a CDS encoding IS4 family transposase produces MVEKNGLVNLQEQQKVLRPVIRLLKNYQLVIIGDREFHGAELRKWLQGQGLKYIFRQKKDTTFQEKRQKFQPLSTIPIYPGGRRFYENVNLTQEKGFGRCNLAVYWKRKYRGKQELEPWYLSTNLTDISTTIKIYSQRFGIEAMFKDCKTGGYNLEGSQASPDRLVRIILLIALAMTSAWLQGKKTQSQRQQSYVCRMSEHQRTRRRHSDFWIGLYGSSWIVSMNECQELVLEMMALVRNKMPFYQQGMRAVILIQQPL; encoded by the coding sequence ATGGTAGAAAAGAATGGTCTCGTCAACCTCCAGGAACAACAAAAAGTATTACGTCCGGTAATTAGGTTATTGAAAAATTATCAATTAGTCATTATTGGCGATAGGGAATTTCATGGTGCTGAATTAAGAAAATGGTTACAAGGTCAGGGTTTGAAGTATATCTTCAGACAGAAAAAAGATACCACATTTCAAGAAAAAAGACAAAAATTCCAACCATTGAGTACAATTCCAATTTATCCGGGAGGTCGGAGATTTTATGAAAATGTTAATCTCACACAGGAGAAAGGTTTTGGTCGTTGTAATTTAGCCGTTTATTGGAAACGAAAGTATCGCGGTAAGCAAGAATTAGAACCTTGGTATTTATCAACTAATCTCACAGATATATCAACAACTATCAAAATATATAGCCAACGTTTTGGGATTGAGGCTATGTTTAAAGATTGTAAAACTGGGGGTTATAATTTAGAAGGTTCTCAGGCTTCTCCTGATAGACTTGTGCGGATAATTTTATTGATTGCTTTAGCAATGACTTCTGCATGGTTACAAGGTAAAAAAACTCAATCTCAAAGACAACAATCTTATGTTTGTCGGATGAGTGAACATCAAAGAACTAGAAGAAGACATAGTGATTTTTGGATAGGTTTGTATGGTTCTAGTTGGATAGTTTCTATGAATGAGTGTCAAGAATTGGTCTTGGAGATGATGGCGTTAGTTCGCAATAAGATGCCATTTTATCAGCAGGGTATGAGGGCTGTGATCCTTATCCAGCAACCTCTTTAA
- a CDS encoding ferredoxin-thioredoxin reductase variable chain: MNIGDRVRVKESVVVYHHPEHRGQSFDLKGSEGEISAIVTQWQGRPVSANLPILVQFSKKFKAHLRENELEVI, translated from the coding sequence ATGAATATTGGCGATCGCGTTCGTGTAAAAGAGTCGGTAGTAGTTTATCATCATCCTGAGCATCGGGGTCAGAGTTTTGACCTCAAAGGATCAGAAGGCGAAATTTCTGCTATTGTTACTCAATGGCAAGGCAGACCTGTCAGTGCTAACCTGCCAATTTTAGTTCAGTTTAGCAAAAAATTTAAAGCTCATTTACGAGAGAATGAGTTAGAGGTAATTTAA